TTGGAAATCTGCTTAGTAGCCTTAGTCATAGTGCTCCACTCTTACTGTTGTATTTTTTAGAGTTCTGGCGCCGCAGCAGCAGAACCGGGTCAGATATCTTCGCGATACCCTCCGGAAATGCCCCCGGCAACTGTACCGGTACAGTGTAGAGCGCCGCTTGATCAACTGGGAAGCGGGCGCCACGGGGCAAAACTTGGGGGTGTCGCATTTTTGAATGAAAGAGACAGAATTGCGGCGGGGCAATCGGGGGCATATATCCCAAAGGGCAGCTTTCCTTGGCATTCCTGCTCTTTTCGTTCGGTGAAGCGATTTGCAACCGGGTTTTTCTGACGGACCACCAACGTTATTATTCGCGTCGATTTCTTTTCCGGACAGTTCCCATGAATCAAGAACCTAGCACCCTCTATGCCAAGCTGCTTGGTGAAACCGCATCTATCACCTGGAAAGAGCTCGAGCCGTTCTTTGCCAAGGGTGCCCTATTGTGGGTCGACCCTACGCTGGATCTGATCGCCGCCGCCGAGGCCGTGGCATCGGATGATGGCGATAAAGTGGCCGCCTGGCTGGCTGAAGATAAGGTCGCCAAGCTGTCTGAAACGCGGGCGCTGGATATTTTCGAACGCGATCCGGCATTGTGGGCCGTGGTGGTTTCGCCGTGGATTCTGATCCAGGAAAGGGCGGCGACTTCGAGCGATGCACCTTGATGGTGCGGTGAGCGGTTCGTGAAAGTGTGTAGCGGAGTAGCGTGATGGCACCTTGCCGTGGAGAAACACCACGCATCACGGTGACGTAAACGTAACGGGAACAGTTTAATGAGCAGCCTGATGGCTGCTCAATTGTTTCCGGATATTGGCAAAGCAAAAGATCGCAGCCTTCGGCAGCTCCTACAGGAGTGCGGGTTTCACTGTAGGAGCTGCCGAAGGCTGCGATCTTTTCCGGCTTGGGTCAGAACGACTTGCCGGTATGGTTATTCAGCGAAATGACCTTGGTCTTGCCAATCCGGTGACGATAGATCTCGCGCAAGTATTTGATCGACTTCTTCACACAATCACGCGACAACCGAATGTCATTGATCGA
This window of the Pseudomonas fluorescens genome carries:
- a CDS encoding DUF2288 domain-containing protein, producing the protein MNQEPSTLYAKLLGETASITWKELEPFFAKGALLWVDPTLDLIAAAEAVASDDGDKVAAWLAEDKVAKLSETRALDIFERDPALWAVVVSPWILIQERAATSSDAP